The following coding sequences are from one Ficedula albicollis isolate OC2 chromosome 14, FicAlb1.5, whole genome shotgun sequence window:
- the KNOP1 gene encoding lysine-rich nucleolar protein 1 isoform X2, which translates to MTIKKKRKEFHEEPVQKKVKTIIKIEEDVQTVIKTENNGHLKKKKRKKENLKDECLHKLQPKNSKKNKKKKKVDCELLREAHLESFVNMKGHLDLQLQEESEEQIKILKKKKKKVQCSFSLEKDSSDMELSNHCTDGTKKKELSLKRKRKNTALDVELDGEVKKKKKKTGSFSLEDIQDSEQKQSAKVCKDTHKYISQEAVFMGKNYDTGNAQNGGESCGRRKKKKKKKEKEKKEKSDCFLPLADNEDNIHQAPGNPTALSDFRKRKKDNSWEFTLTSREEEDKIENFRNTKERKKKKKRRKGISSSVCEEDVPDCSHSIPDKHLPAQQEVELEEEELSGKKEGRNFKDNNEVSKKKKKKIKKEDVTAYSEVSLNNDSSSKIQKIQLESNEKSKESELERAQCVRGDAVTLCNSNPVLCDRKRKKRKKVPPQDLVEEPDPKADPNKIKTESPWNESLEHLDGVIIVREKKGNCDEISIDKVRRQALQEEIDRESGKTKALSSRVGQDMKLGQWSTATFKSSAEQMKFFRLMGGFKEGSVPIQNPSATTKKPNMALNMEGEEKLQQALKMEFDKAMNLKQHRGIGLGFQPTANKKVYIDKYTSRSIKFED; encoded by the exons TACACAAATTGCAACCAAAGAATagtaagaaaaacaagaagaagaagaaggttGACTGTGAATTACTCAGAGAAGCTCATTTAGAAAGCTTTGTGAATATGAAAGGTCATCTGGATTTACAACTTCAAGAAGAATCAGAggaacaaattaaaatactcaaaaagaagaaaaaaaaagtccagtgTAGTTTCTCCTTGGAGAAAGACAGTAGTGACATGGAGCTTTCAAATCATTGCACAGATGGGACTAAGAAAAAGGaattgtctttaaaaagaaagagaaagaatacTGCTTTGGATGTGGAATTGGATGGtgaggtaaaaaagaaaaaaaagaagacaggcAGTTTTTCATTAGAGGACATTCAGGACAGTGAACAAAAGCAATCTGCAAAAGTTTGTAAAGACACCCACAAATACATTTCACAAGAAGCAGTTTTTATGGGTAAAAACTATGACACAGGTAATGCCCAGAATGGTGGGGAGAGTTgtgggagaagaaagaagaagaagaaaaagaaagagaaagagaagaaagagaagtcTGACTGCTTTTTACCACTGGCAGATAATGAGGACAACATACATCAAGCTCCTGGTAACCCCACTGCATTAAGTGacttcagaaaaaggaaaaaagataattcCTGGGAATTTACATTGACaagcagagaggaagaggaCAAAATTGAGAACTTCAGGAATAccaaagagaggaagaagaagaagaagagaagaaaaggaatttcttcctcagtCTGTGAAGAAGATGTGCCAGACTGCAGTCACAGCATTCCTGATAAGCAT ctcccagcacagcaagaaGTTGAGCTTGAGGAAGAAGAGCTgtctggaaagaaagaagggaggaaTTTCAAGGATAATAATGAAGtcagtaagaagaaaaagaaaaagattaagaAGGAGGATGTAACAGCATATTCAGAAGTTTCTTTAAACAATGACAGTTCCTCTAAAATCCAAAAAATACAACTAGAAAGCAATGAAAAGAGCAAAGAGAGTGAACTGGAGCGAGCTCAGTGTGTGAGAGGGGATGCTGTAACATTATGCAATAGTAATCCTGTGCTAtgtgacagaaaaaggaaaaaaaggaaaaaagtaccACCACAGGACTTGGTTGAAGAACCAGATCCAAAAGCAGATCCAAACAAGATCAAGACAGAATCACCGTGGAATGAGTCACTG GAACATCTAGATGGTGTAATTATTGTGcgggaaaagaaaggaaactgtGATGAAATTAGCATAGACAAG GTGAGGCGACAGGCCCTGCAAGAAGAAATTGATAGAGAATCTGGCAAAACCAAGGCTCTCAGTTCCAGAGTGGGACAG GATATGAAGCTTGGACAGTGGAGTACAGCTACTTTTAAAAGTTCTGCAGAGCAAATGAAGTTTTTTAGACTGATGGGTGGCTTTAAAGAGGGTTCTGTGCCTATCCAAAATCCCTCAGCAACTACAAAGAAACCCAACATGGCTCTGAACATGGAAGGGGAGGAGAAGTTACAGCAGGCTCTGAAGATGGAGTTTGATAAAGCAATGAACTTGAAGCAACACAGAGGAATTGGTCTTGGATTTCAGCCTACTGCCAACAAAAAAGTATACATAGACAAATATACATCTAGATCTATAAAATTTGAAGATTAA
- the KNOP1 gene encoding lysine-rich nucleolar protein 1 isoform X1, producing MTIKKKRKEFHEEPVQKKVKTIIKIEEDVQTVIKTENNGHLKKKKRKKENLKDECLHKLQPKNSKKNKKKKKVDCELLREAHLESFVNMKGHLDLQLQEESEEQIKILKKKKKKVQCSFSLEKDSSDMELSNHCTDGTKKKELSLKRKRKNTALDVELDGEVKKKKKKTGSFSLEDIQDSEQKQSAKVCKDTHKYISQEAVFMGKNYDTGNAQNGGESCGRRKKKKKKKEKEKKEKSDCFLPLADNEDNIHQAPGNPTALSDFRKRKKDNSWEFTLTSREEEDKIENFRNTKERKKKKKKRKGISSSACEEDVPDYSHSIPDKHLPAQQEVELEEEELSGKKEGRNFKDNNEVSKKKKKKIKKEDVTAYSEVSLNNDSSSKIQKIQLESNEKSKESELERAQCVRGDAVTLCNSNPVLCDRKRKKRKKVPPQDLVEEPDPKADPNKIKTESPWNESLEHLDGVIIVREKKGNCDEISIDKVRRQALQEEIDRESGKTKALSSRVGQDMKLGQWSTATFKSSAEQMKFFRLMGGFKEGSVPIQNPSATTKKPNMALNMEGEEKLQQALKMEFDKAMNLKQHRGIGLGFQPTANKKVYIDKYTSRSIKFED from the exons TACACAAATTGCAACCAAAGAATagtaagaaaaacaagaagaagaagaaggttGACTGTGAATTACTCAGAGAAGCTCATTTAGAAAGCTTTGTGAATATGAAAGGTCATCTGGATTTACAACTTCAAGAAGAATCAGAggaacaaattaaaatactcaaaaagaagaaaaaaaaagtccagtgTAGTTTCTCCTTGGAGAAAGACAGTAGTGACATGGAGCTTTCAAATCATTGCACAGATGGGACTAAGAAAAAGGaattgtctttaaaaagaaagagaaagaatacTGCTTTGGATGTGGAATTGGATGGtgaggtaaaaaagaaaaaaaagaagacaggcAGTTTTTCATTAGAGGACATTCAGGACAGTGAACAAAAGCAATCTGCAAAAGTTTGTAAAGACACCCACAAATACATTTCACAAGAAGCAGTTTTTATGGGTAAAAACTATGACACAGGTAATGCCCAGAATGGTGGGGAGAGTTgtgggagaagaaagaagaagaagaaaaagaaagagaaagagaagaaagagaagtcTGACTGCTTTTTACCACTGGCAGATAATGAGGACAACATACATCAAGCTCCTGGTAACCCCACTGCATTAAGTGacttcagaaaaaggaaaaaagataattcCTGGGAATTTACATTGACaagcagagaggaagaggaCAAAATTGAGAACTTCAGGAATAccaaagagaggaagaagaagaagaaga aaagaaaaggaatttcttcctcagCCTGTGAAGAAGATGTGCCAGACTACAGTCACAGCATTCCTGATAagcatctcccagcacagcaagaaGTTGAGCTTGAGGAAGAAGAGCTgtctggaaagaaagaagggaggaaTTTCAAGGATAATAATGAAGtcagtaagaagaaaaagaaaaagattaagaAGGAGGATGTAACAGCATATTCAGAAGTTTCTTTAAACAATGACAGTTCCTCTAAAATCCAAAAAATACAACTAGAAAGCAATGAAAAGAGCAAAGAGAGTGAACTGGAGCGAGCTCAGTGTGTGAGAGGGGATGCTGTAACATTATGCAATAGTAATCCTGTGCTAtgtgacagaaaaaggaaaaaaaggaaaaaagtaccACCACAGGACTTGGTTGAAGAACCAGATCCAAAAGCAGATCCAAACAAGATCAAGACAGAATCACCGTGGAATGAGTCACTG GAACATCTAGATGGTGTAATTATTGTGcgggaaaagaaaggaaactgtGATGAAATTAGCATAGACAAG GTGAGGCGACAGGCCCTGCAAGAAGAAATTGATAGAGAATCTGGCAAAACCAAGGCTCTCAGTTCCAGAGTGGGACAG GATATGAAGCTTGGACAGTGGAGTACAGCTACTTTTAAAAGTTCTGCAGAGCAAATGAAGTTTTTTAGACTGATGGGTGGCTTTAAAGAGGGTTCTGTGCCTATCCAAAATCCCTCAGCAACTACAAAGAAACCCAACATGGCTCTGAACATGGAAGGGGAGGAGAAGTTACAGCAGGCTCTGAAGATGGAGTTTGATAAAGCAATGAACTTGAAGCAACACAGAGGAATTGGTCTTGGATTTCAGCCTACTGCCAACAAAAAAGTATACATAGACAAATATACATCTAGATCTATAAAATTTGAAGATTAA